One part of the Desulfonema ishimotonii genome encodes these proteins:
- a CDS encoding tetratricopeptide repeat protein, producing MTNKQRHVTSKTLIMAVVIAFVAGFMGGIVFTAWKTASVGTSQKPDPHQNDKGMAQMISALEKEAAGNPENAEVWIRLGHTYFDTDNYRKAIQAYEKAIVIRPDNANVLTDLGVMYRRNQQPEKAIDAFDRAISADPAHETARFNKGVVLMHDLKDTDGAVRAWQSLMEINPIFTAPDGQSLDALIQHYTEHDEAAENG from the coding sequence ATGACGAATAAACAGAGACATGTAACGTCCAAAACCCTTATCATGGCGGTTGTCATTGCGTTTGTGGCCGGCTTTATGGGAGGGATTGTTTTTACCGCCTGGAAAACCGCTTCAGTGGGCACATCACAAAAACCCGATCCCCATCAGAATGACAAGGGGATGGCTCAGATGATCAGCGCCCTTGAAAAAGAGGCCGCCGGGAATCCGGAAAATGCGGAGGTATGGATACGGCTGGGGCATACTTACTTTGACACGGATAACTACCGGAAGGCGATTCAGGCATATGAAAAGGCCATTGTCATCCGCCCGGACAATGCCAACGTCCTGACAGACCTGGGGGTGATGTACCGCCGTAATCAGCAGCCGGAAAAGGCGATTGATGCCTTTGACCGCGCAATCTCAGCCGATCCGGCCCATGAGACCGCACGGTTCAACAAAGGCGTTGTGCTGATGCATGATCTCAAAGATACGGACGGGGCCGTCAGGGCCTGGCAGTCGCTGATGGAGATCAATCCGATTTTTACAGCGCCTGACGGGCAATCTCTTGATGCGCTGATTCAGCATTACACGGAACATGACGAGGCAGCCGAGAACGGATAA
- a CDS encoding peptidoglycan DD-metalloendopeptidase family protein — protein sequence MKMKIHVINRYICILNLTLLFWTGCAVASQRLAEPERSVSEYGIDCEVLDVRKDVIKRSENLAGILLREGVSYSKISEAVARCEDVFDVRKIRTGNSYCVITTPGEAECASYFVYEKNPVDYVVFELGEQVRVYKDSKPVEKNIRTAEGRIESSLLGAFSGQGLDYGLAVRMAEIYAWTLDFYHFQKGDIFKILYEEESVDGQPVGCGRILAARIIHRGEDYYAFYFKAEDESVGAYYDENGKSLRKAFLKAPLKYVRISSRYSRKRLHPILQQYKPHLGIDYAAPRGTPIMSVGDGIVEKVAFNKGAGRYVQIRHNRRYMTQYLHMSRVADGVRSGKRVGQGEVIGYVGSTGLATGPHLDFRFWADGEAVNFLKQDIPTADPVDSAWTDRFYAQISGWKTDLDRDDIGNFLAEKMAIPAIPFENSTEYLLFSDVIFR from the coding sequence ATGAAAATGAAAATTCACGTAATAAATCGATATATTTGTATACTGAACCTGACGCTTCTGTTCTGGACCGGATGTGCCGTTGCCAGCCAGAGGCTGGCCGAACCGGAACGGAGCGTGTCCGAATACGGTATTGACTGTGAAGTGCTTGATGTTCGTAAGGATGTGATAAAACGCTCTGAAAATCTGGCCGGGATACTTCTGAGAGAAGGGGTGTCCTATTCCAAAATCAGCGAAGCGGTTGCCCGGTGTGAAGATGTATTTGATGTCCGGAAGATCAGAACCGGTAATTCTTACTGCGTTATCACGACTCCCGGAGAAGCGGAGTGCGCGTCTTATTTTGTCTATGAGAAAAACCCGGTCGATTATGTGGTCTTTGAGCTGGGAGAGCAGGTGAGGGTCTATAAGGACAGCAAGCCTGTGGAGAAAAATATCAGGACCGCCGAAGGGCGAATTGAGTCTTCACTGCTGGGGGCATTTTCCGGGCAGGGACTTGACTACGGGCTGGCGGTCCGAATGGCTGAGATTTATGCATGGACCCTTGATTTTTATCATTTTCAAAAGGGGGACATCTTTAAGATTCTCTATGAGGAGGAGTCGGTGGATGGCCAGCCGGTGGGATGCGGAAGAATTCTGGCCGCCCGGATTATCCACAGGGGAGAAGATTATTACGCCTTTTATTTTAAAGCAGAAGACGAAAGCGTCGGCGCGTACTATGATGAAAATGGGAAAAGTCTTCGCAAGGCCTTTCTCAAAGCGCCTTTGAAATACGTCCGCATCTCCTCCCGCTATTCCAGAAAACGCCTCCATCCGATCCTTCAGCAGTACAAGCCCCACCTCGGCATCGACTATGCCGCCCCCAGGGGAACGCCCATTATGAGTGTCGGGGACGGGATTGTTGAAAAAGTGGCCTTCAATAAAGGCGCGGGGCGATATGTTCAGATCCGTCACAATCGCAGATATATGACCCAGTATCTCCATATGTCCCGTGTTGCGGACGGGGTTCGGAGCGGGAAACGGGTCGGACAGGGAGAGGTCATCGGTTATGTGGGCAGCACCGGTCTGGCAACCGGGCCGCATCTGGACTTCCGCTTCTGGGCAGACGGCGAGGCCGTCAATTTTCTCAAACAGGATATTCCGACTGCTGATCCTGTGGATTCAGCTTGGACAGACCGGTTCTACGCGCAGATATCGGGGTGGAAAACCGATCTGGACCGGGACGATATCGGCAATTTTTTAGCAGAGAAAATGGCGATACCCGCAATCCCGTTTGAAAACTCAACAGAATACCTTCTCTTTTCCGATGTCATTTTCAGGTGA